In Sulfitobacter sp. LCG007, the sequence CCGCCATGTCCCAGACCCGCTTGCCCGCCGTCTTCGCCTCGAGATCCCACAGCGCGCAATCCACGGCATTGCGCGCCGCGCCTGCCGGCAGCAGCTCGCCCAGTTCGTCACGGGTGAGCCTGCCCCCAAGCCCCTCGATCTGCGCCGTCACGCTGTCGAGGGTTTCGCCGTAGCGCGCATAGGGGACGCATTCGCCCCGACCGGTGATCCCGCCCTCGCTGATCCGCACCGTCAGCACCTGCGCTTCGGTTCGCGATCCGCGGCTGATCGTGAAGACCTGCGCCAGCGGAAAGACGTCCCGGCTTACCTCGATCCGCATGACCTGCCCTTCCTTTGCTTCCAAATATCCCCGCCGGAGGCTCCCGAAGCAGCCGCCCGCGCGCGGATCAGAGTTCGGCGAGAGCCGCGGCCAGACGCTCCGCCCCCTGCCGGAACGGGTCGACGGTCGGCAGCCCCATCTCCCGCTCGACCTTCGCGCAATACGCCGTCGCCTCCTCCTCGGACAGATGCTGCGAGTTGATGGACACGCCCACGACCCTGCAGTCCGGATTGGCCACCCGCGCCATCGCGAGCGCCGCGTCTCGCACCTGCTCGAGGGTCGGAAGCTTGTAGCCCGGAAGCCCGCGCATATGCGCGCGGGTGGGCTCATGGCAGAGGATCAGCGCATCGGGCTGACCGCCGTGGATCAGCGCCAGCGTCACGCCCGAGTAGGAAACGTGAAAGAGGCTCCCCTGCCCCTCGATGATGTCCCAGTGATCCGCGTCGTTGTCCGGCGTCAGGTACTCGATGGATCCCGCCATGAAATCCGCCACCACCGCATCGAGCGGCACGCCTTCGCCGGTGATCAGGATGCCGGTCTGTCCGGTTGCCCGGAAGGTGCTCTTCATGCCCCGCTCGCGCATCGCCGTATCCAGCGCGAGGGCCGTGTACATCTTGCCCACCGAGCAGTCGGTCCCCACCGCCAGAACCCGCCTGCCGGTCCGCTTCTCGCCGTTCGCGATCGGATACTGCACCGTCGGCACGCGCACGTCATGCAGCTTGCGCCCGGCCGCGTCCGCGGCGCGCACCAGATCCGGCCAGTCGCGCAGCAGGTTGTGCAACCCGCTGGCGAGGTCGAAGCCGGCCTCGAGCGCCGCCACCAGAACCTCGCGCCAGGCCGCGCTGATCGTCCCGCCCCGGTTGGCCACCCCGATCACCAGCGTCTTCGCGCCCGCTGCCTTCGCCTCTTCCAGCGTCATGTCCGGCAGGCCCACATCCGCCTTGCAGCCCTCCATGCGGAACTGACCCACGGCGTTGTCCGGGCGCCAGTCCCGGATGCCCTGGGCAACCTTGGCGGCAAGCTGATCCGGAGCGTCTCCGAGAAAGAGAAGGTATGGCGTTTCGATCATCGATGGTTTCCCGTGGCAGTGGCGCGATGGTTTCGCCGGACCCGTATCGGGTCTTTTGCTGGCACGTGCAAGCACCCGGACCGGCCCTTTTCCGAAGCCCGCATCCGGCGGTCGCGGAAGCGGTCAATTTTCGGGCAGAGCCGTCCTTTGGCCACACCCCATGCTGCGCCCGCAAAATCGCTTGCGACCCGACGCGCAATTTCTTATCCCCGCACGCGATCGAACCGAAACTTTCTTGCTCGGGAGACGCAGATGAGCTTTCGCCTCCAACCCCCCGCTCCGGCGCGCCCGAACCGCTGCCAGCTGTTCGGCCCCGGCTCGCGCCCCGCGATCTTCGAGAAGATGGCCGCGTCGGCGGCGGATGTGGTCAACCTCGATCTCGAGGATAGCGTGGCGCCCTCCGACAAGGACAGCGCGCGCGCAAATGTCATCGAGGCCATCGGCGCTGTCGACTGGGGCAAAAAAACCCTTTCGGTGCGCATCAACGGGCTCGACACGCCGTTCTGGTATCGCGACGTGATCGATCTGTTGGAAAAGGCGGGGGACCGGCTCGACCAGATCATGATCCCGAAGGTCGGCTGCGCGGCGGATGTCTATGCCGTTGACGCGCTCGTCAGCGCCGCCGAGGCCGCCAGGGGACGCGCGCGGCGCATCGGCTTCGAGGTGATCATCGAAACCGCTGCCGGCATCGCGCATGTCGAGGAAATCGCCGCCAGTTCCGCGCGGCTCGAGGCGATGTCGCTGGGCGCGGCCGATTTCGCGGCATCCATGGGCATGCAGACCACCGGCATCGGCGGCACGCAAGAAAACTATTACATGATCCGCGAGGGACAGAAGCACTGGGCCGATCCCTGGCACTGGGCCCAAGCCGCCATCGTCGCGGCCTGCCGGACCCATGGCGTGCTGCCGGTCGACGGGCCCTTCGGCGACTTTTCGGACGACGAGGGCTTCCGGGCGCAGGCGCTGCGGTCCGCCACGCTGGGCATGGTGGGCAAGTGGGCGATCCACCCCCGGCAGGTGGCGCTTGCCAACGAGATCTTCACGCCCTCGCAAACCGCGGTCGCGGAGGCGCGCGAGATCCTGTCGGCGATGGAAAAGGCCAAGGCCAACGGCGAAGGCGCCACCGTGTACAAGGGAAGGCTGGTCGACATCGCCTCGATCAGGCAGGCCGAGGTGATCGTGAAACAGTTCGAGATGATGAGCAGCTGAAGCCCGGCCGCGGAACCGCATCTCCGCCCGGGCGGATGGAAATGACGCGCATTCGCCCTACCCTCCGGACAACTGCCTGTGCCCGGAGGAAAAGTTCATGCGCCCCCTGCTTCTATCCCTGCCCGCAATGTTTCTGGCCGGCCTCGCGCTGGCCCAGCCCGTC encodes:
- the dgcN gene encoding N-acetyltransferase DgcN gives rise to the protein MIETPYLLFLGDAPDQLAAKVAQGIRDWRPDNAVGQFRMEGCKADVGLPDMTLEEAKAAGAKTLVIGVANRGGTISAAWREVLVAALEAGFDLASGLHNLLRDWPDLVRAADAAGRKLHDVRVPTVQYPIANGEKRTGRRVLAVGTDCSVGKMYTALALDTAMRERGMKSTFRATGQTGILITGEGVPLDAVVADFMAGSIEYLTPDNDADHWDIIEGQGSLFHVSYSGVTLALIHGGQPDALILCHEPTRAHMRGLPGYKLPTLEQVRDAALAMARVANPDCRVVGVSINSQHLSEEEATAYCAKVEREMGLPTVDPFRQGAERLAAALAEL
- a CDS encoding L-malyl-CoA/beta-methylmalyl-CoA lyase, translating into MSFRLQPPAPARPNRCQLFGPGSRPAIFEKMAASAADVVNLDLEDSVAPSDKDSARANVIEAIGAVDWGKKTLSVRINGLDTPFWYRDVIDLLEKAGDRLDQIMIPKVGCAADVYAVDALVSAAEAARGRARRIGFEVIIETAAGIAHVEEIAASSARLEAMSLGAADFAASMGMQTTGIGGTQENYYMIREGQKHWADPWHWAQAAIVAACRTHGVLPVDGPFGDFSDDEGFRAQALRSATLGMVGKWAIHPRQVALANEIFTPSQTAVAEAREILSAMEKAKANGEGATVYKGRLVDIASIRQAEVIVKQFEMMSS